From a single bacterium genomic region:
- a CDS encoding nucleotidyltransferase domain-containing protein: MTENKEIRKVINQITERIKREYQPEKIILFGSYAYGKPAEESDIDLFIIKETGKRRMDRFCEVRKILRDIHGVSIQPVVFTKAELNSRLKIRDDFILEIVEKGKVLYG; this comes from the coding sequence ATGACAGAGAATAAAGAGATAAGGAAGGTTATTAACCAAATTACGGAAAGGATTAAAAGGGAATACCAGCCAGAAAAGATCATCCTATTTGGTTCTTATGCTTATGGTAAGCCAGCCGAAGAGAGTGATATCGACCTTTTTATCATTAAGGAGACAGGGAAAAGAAGGATGGATAGATTTTGTGAAGTGAGGAAGATATTGAGAGATATTCATGGTGTTTCAATCCAACCAGTAGTCTTCACAAAGGCTGAGCTCAATAGTAGACTGAAGATCAGAGATGACTTTATCTTAGAGATAGTGGAAAAAGGGAAGGTTTTATATGGATAA
- a CDS encoding HEPN domain-containing protein — translation MDNNKIRASEWCKKAEHDIEAVKILIEKGGPSDVAGVLLQQGVEKYLKGYLISKGWKLRKIHDLKVLLDEATKYDPLFSQYYDLFDVLTQYYFEEKYPFGEIEASLEDIENGFEDIQELIDFIKGDLSRDG, via the coding sequence ATGGATAATAACAAGATAAGAGCATCAGAATGGTGCAAGAAGGCGGAGCATGATATCGAGGCAGTAAAGATACTCATAGAGAAAGGCGGCCCATCTGATGTGGCCGGGGTTTTGCTTCAGCAGGGTGTTGAGAAATATCTGAAGGGCTATCTGATAAGTAAGGGCTGGAAGTTGAGGAAGATACACGATCTAAAGGTGCTCCTTGACGAAGCAACAAAATATGACCCTTTGTTTAGCCAATACTATGACCTGTTTGATGTATTAACCCAATACTACTTTGAGGAAAAATATCCCTTTGGTGAGATAGAGGCTTCTTTAGAGGATATTGAAAATGGGTTTGAGGATATTCAGGAGTTGATTGATTTCATAAAGGGGGATTTAAGTAGAGATGGCTGA